A part of Arachis hypogaea cultivar Tifrunner chromosome 12, arahy.Tifrunner.gnm2.J5K5, whole genome shotgun sequence genomic DNA contains:
- the LOC140176580 gene encoding protein FAR1-RELATED SEQUENCE 5-like encodes MLKQHRELSMSIRRTIENNEEAGIRPSKTYQSFVAAAGGHRELNFIEKDVRNYITREVRNVSEQEDAKEFGKYLLRMKEKNPNFFFELQLEDDQSIKLAFWADARSRAAFEYFGDVISFDTTYNTNRYNLVCGSFVGVNHHGQSTLLGCSLMKNEEIESFKWLFQSWLRCMGGNAPKGFLTDQCASMKRALEACMPTTVHRWCIWHIMKKIPSKLNGYKGHADIEQEMSQVVWNSHSKDSFDRNWNDFLLNFGLGDNKWLSDLYEDRHIWVPIYLDHHFWAGMRSTQRSESMHSFFNKYITRNSSLIQFVKQYDNCLGSREQAKRESDAADFHTVIPCATKSCIEAQFQDAYTHAKFREVQAQFRGKANCITRLKNSALGYSVYEVGEQVSSSIFNKFAVTYDSVAAEPISRTRYELSVQGTSSRG; translated from the exons atgctcaaacagcacagggaactaagcatgtccattcgtcgtacgatagagaataacgaggaggccggtatcagaccaagcaaaacctaccaatcatttgttgcggctgccgggggtcaccgcgagttaaattttatcgaaaaggacgtgaggaattacattaccagggaagtgcggaatgtttccgaacaagaagatgcaaaggaattcgggaaatatttattaagaatgaaagagaagaatccgaatttcttttttgagctccaactcgaagatgatcaatcgattaagctggctttttgggccgatgcaagaagcagagccgcctttgagtatttcggagacgtcatttcattcgacaccacctacaatacaaacag gtataatttggtctgtggttcttttgtcggggtgaatcaccacggtcaatcaacacttctcggatgctctttgatgaagaacgaagaaattgaatcattcaaatggttatttcaaagctggcttcgttgcatgggaggaaacgctccgaaagggtttctcaccgatcagtgcgcatccatgaaaagggctttagaggcctgtatgccaacaacagttcaccgctggtgcatttggcacatcatgaagaagattccaagcaaattaaacgggtacaagggacatgccgatatcgaacaagaaatgagccaagttgtttggaactctcacagcaaagactcattcgataggaattggaacgattttctgctgaattttggtcttggggacaacaagtggctttcag atctgtacgaagaccgtcacatatgggttcctatctatctggatcaccatttctgggcagggatgagaagcacacaaaggagcgagagcatgcattcattttttaacaagtatatcacccggaacagctcgcttattcagttcgtcaaacaatacgataattgcctcggaagcagggagcaagcaaaGAGAGAATCAGacgctgcagattttcatacggtcataccgtgtgcaaccaaatcctgcattgaagctcagtttcaagatgcgtacactcacgcaaagtttagggaagtccaagcgcaattcagaggaaaggcgaattgcatcaccagactaaagaattccgctctaggctattcagtatacgaagtcggagaacaagtttccagctcaatattcaacaagttcgcggttacttacgactcggttgcagccgag ccaatatcaaggacacgttATGAGTTATCAGtacagggtaccagcagcaggggataa